In Macadamia integrifolia cultivar HAES 741 chromosome 5, SCU_Mint_v3, whole genome shotgun sequence, a single window of DNA contains:
- the LOC122080215 gene encoding hypersensitive-induced response protein-like protein 1, translated as MGNLLCCVQVDQSKVAIKETFGKFDEVLEPGCHCVPWIFGSKVAGHLSLRLQQLDVRCETKTKDNVFVNVVASIQYRALANNAGDAFYKLSNTKSQIQAYVFDVIRASVPKLDLDEVFVQKTGIAEAVEEELEKAMSAYGFEIVQTLIVDIEPDEHVKQAMNEINAAARLRAAATDKAEAEKIVQIKRAEGEAEAKYLAGMGIARQRQAIVDGLRDSVLGFSVNVPGTTAKDVLDMVLVTQYFDTMKEIGASSKSSAVFIPHGPGAVRDVATQIREGLLQASQITQ; from the exons ATGGGCAACCTTCTATGCTGTGTTCAAGTCGATCAATCCAAAGTAGCTATCAAGGAGACATTTGGGAAGTTTGATGAAGTGCTTGAGCCAGGATGCCATTGTGTGCCTTGGATCTTTGGGAGCAAGGTAGCTGGGCATCTCTCCCTTAGGTTGCAGCAGTTGGACGTCCGTTGTGAGACCAAGACAAAG GATAATGTATTTGTTAATGTTGTTGCATCTATCCAATACCGAGCCTTGGCTAATAATGCAGGCGATGCTTTCTATAAACTAAGCAATACAAAATCTCAAATCCAGGCCTATGTTTTTGATG TGATCAGAGCAAGTGTTCCAAAGCTCGACCTAGATGAAGTTTTCGTGCAGAAGACTGGAATTGCTGAAGCGGTAGAAGAGGAGCTTGAAAAG GCTATGTCTGCCTATGGTTTCGAGATTGTTCAGACTTTAATTGTTGATATAGAGCCTGATGAGCACGTGAAGCAAGCAATGAATGAAATCAATGCTG CTGCAAGACTGAGAGCAGCAGCAACTGATAAGGCAGAGGCTGAGAAGATTGTTCAAATTAAACGAGCAGAGGGTGAGGCAGAAGCAAAATATTTGGCAGGGATGGGTATTGCTCGTCAGCGCCAGGCAATCGTGGATGGTCTGAGAGACAGTGTATTGGGGTTCTCAGTGAATGTTCCAGGGACAACTGCGAAAGATGTTTTGGACATGGTCCTTGTCACTCAATATTTTGACACCATGAAGGAGATTGGTGCTTCCTCTAAATCATCTGCTGTTTTTATACCTCATGGACCTGGTGCTGTTCGCGATGTTGCGACCCAAATTCGTGAGGGACTCCTTCAGGCATCACAGATCACCCAGTAA